The DNA window GACCATCGGTGGTGTTGATCCAGTGCAGATAGCCTTCGGCGTCACCGGTCACCAGATAACCATTATACATCACTGGCGGCGTCAGGTTACGGTGCAGCAGATCGCTCTGCGTCCATACGGTCACGCCGCCTTCGGTGCTGAGCGCCACCACGCGATCGTTCTGGTCGATCAGGTAGATGCGGCCCGCGTCGACGATGAAATCATTCACCGAACCCAGTTCGCGTTTCCAGATGATCTGACCGGAACGCAGATCCAGCGCCGTCAGGTTGCCGTTGTAACCCAGCGCGTAGACCACGCCGTCAACGATCACCGGCGTGGTGTCCACGTCGTTCAGGCGATCAATTTCGGTTGCGCCGCTCGGCTGAGAGATGCGCTGTTGCCAGATAATCTGGCCCTGCTGCATCAGCACCGCGCTGACGCGGCCGTTGTCACCGCCGACGATGGCGGCGCCAAAGGCGACGGCCGGCGCGGATTCACCGCGCAGCGACAGCGAAGGCATATCCAGGTTAACCGTCCACTTCACCGCACCGTCGGCTTCGTTCAGCGCCTGCAGCATGCCGTTGGAGGTATGCACCAGCACCATGCCGTCGCTGACAACCGGACGGGAGATCGCTTCGCCGGCCACTTTGGTCTGCCAAGCGATGGCGCCGTCGGCGGTGTTCAATGCGTAAACCACCGCTTTTTCGCTGCCGACGTAAACCTTGTCACCTGCGACCGTCAGGCCGCCCGACAGCAGCGCAGACAGGTTGCTGGAGAAGAAACCGGTTTTCTCGGAGAGATTGACCTTCCACTTCTCGTTGCCGCTGTCGGCGTCCATCGCTTTCACGATGCCGAAGCGATCGGCGGCGTAAATGGTACTGTCCTGAT is part of the Serratia surfactantfaciens genome and encodes:
- the bamB gene encoding outer membrane protein assembly factor BamB; the protein is MQLRKTLLVGLVSAALLSGCSLFNSEEDVVTMSPLPKVENQFTPNKAWSTSVGDGIGEYYSHLRPAYQDSTIYAADRFGIVKAMDADSGNEKWKVNLSEKTGFFSSNLSALLSGGLTVAGDKVYVGSEKAVVYALNTADGAIAWQTKVAGEAISRPVVSDGMVLVHTSNGMLQALNEADGAVKWTVNLDMPSLSLRGESAPAVAFGAAIVGGDNGRVSAVLMQQGQIIWQQRISQPSGATEIDRLNDVDTTPVIVDGVVYALGYNGNLTALDLRSGQIIWKRELGSVNDFIVDAGRIYLIDQNDRVVALSTEGGVTVWTQSDLLHRNLTPPVMYNGYLVTGDAEGYLHWINTTDGRFVAQQEVDSSGFLSAPMVASDKLVIQARGGKVYAFTR